One genomic segment of Methanocorpusculum vombati includes these proteins:
- a CDS encoding UPF0146 family protein has product MSAYQIEKSVGTYIRDHYRSAVEIGFGGKTIAAEIIQEAGIPILCTDVHSYQTTAVPAVVDDVFSPTLSYYQGADVLYAIRPGCEMIPPMMELAERIGAELIVYHLGFELYENGGETMDLGDILLHRYVKRL; this is encoded by the coding sequence GTGTCAGCATATCAGATTGAAAAAAGCGTAGGGACATACATCCGCGATCACTACCGTTCGGCGGTGGAGATAGGATTCGGCGGAAAAACAATCGCAGCAGAGATTATTCAGGAGGCAGGCATTCCCATTCTGTGTACGGATGTCCACTCCTACCAGACGACCGCAGTCCCTGCGGTCGTGGATGATGTATTCTCTCCGACGCTTTCCTACTATCAGGGAGCAGACGTGCTGTATGCAATCCGGCCCGGATGCGAGATGATCCCTCCGATGATGGAACTTGCAGAACGGATTGGGGCAGAGCTGATCGTGTATCATCTCGGGTTTGAGCTGTATGAAAACGGGGGAGAAACCATGGATCTCGGAGATATTCTGCTGCACCGGTACGTGAAACGCCTGTAA
- a CDS encoding lysylphosphatidylglycerol synthase transmembrane domain-containing protein, protein MNKAQKKWLFISVGISVVALVVMLLLTFDTDTLVALEKCNPWYILLGFLLHILSIVFWALRIKLMCWSLGYRVPFFHSVNLICANMLVAAVTPSQVGGEAVRVYELYKSDVPTADATAVVLMERVFDGIVLGIGTVVGVYLLGKMFSHLNFPPVYMGVAYFATFFFIGALLLFAVLVKRPQWTKIIVAKVSGLFTRRWDSQRIDRLLGMLDENIDRFYVTIGHFGGRSKIGMALGLLMTVAFWASEFIIASVLMVGLGLEPMFLISFIFQLLIAMIMMIPLTPGGVGVAEVSIAAFYSIIIPLPLVGVFVLLWRLILYYFNVVVGLIASLRIVRREARDSLKKTQK, encoded by the coding sequence ATGAATAAGGCGCAAAAGAAATGGCTGTTTATTTCAGTCGGCATCAGTGTGGTTGCACTCGTTGTGATGCTTCTTTTGACGTTCGACACCGATACACTTGTCGCGTTGGAAAAATGCAATCCCTGGTACATTCTTCTCGGTTTTCTTTTGCATATCTTATCGATTGTGTTCTGGGCACTGCGTATCAAACTGATGTGCTGGTCCCTCGGATACCGCGTGCCGTTCTTCCATTCGGTAAACCTGATCTGTGCAAACATGCTGGTCGCAGCCGTGACACCGTCGCAGGTCGGCGGCGAGGCGGTACGGGTGTATGAGCTGTACAAATCCGATGTTCCGACCGCCGATGCAACCGCCGTCGTTCTCATGGAACGGGTCTTCGACGGCATTGTGCTTGGTATCGGAACGGTCGTCGGGGTGTATCTGCTCGGCAAGATGTTCAGTCATCTGAACTTCCCTCCGGTGTATATGGGCGTTGCCTATTTTGCGACGTTCTTCTTCATCGGCGCGCTTCTGCTGTTTGCAGTTCTCGTGAAACGGCCGCAGTGGACAAAGATCATCGTGGCAAAAGTTTCAGGACTGTTCACCCGCCGCTGGGATTCCCAGAGAATTGACCGGCTGCTTGGCATGCTGGATGAAAACATCGACCGGTTCTATGTCACCATCGGACACTTCGGCGGACGGTCCAAGATCGGTATGGCGCTCGGACTGCTGATGACCGTTGCGTTCTGGGCCTCGGAATTTATCATCGCGTCGGTCCTGATGGTGGGTCTTGGGCTTGAACCGATGTTTCTGATCTCGTTCATCTTCCAGCTGCTGATCGCAATGATCATGATGATTCCGTTAACTCCGGGCGGTGTGGGCGTTGCCGAGGTGAGTATCGCCGCGTTCTACTCGATCATCATTCCGCTGCCGCTGGTGGGTGTGTTCGTGCTGCTGTGGCGGCTGATTCTGTATTACTTCAACGTGGTCGTAGGTCTTATTGCAAGTCTGCGGATTGTGCGGCGTGAAGCCCGGGATTCCCTGAAAAAAACACAGAAGTAA
- a CDS encoding archaemetzincin family Zn-dependent metalloprotease, whose amino-acid sequence MGVHVFWDSRVPIGLSRPVTEELSGVLEMPVSRIDNGTFPLEGFDPLRQQCDAVKILTKLDIFRRRYPQLFKPEDVDIEFYNKFNHLHEKVLLVTPVDLFEPLADFVFGLAYPALGVAVVSPARLTNEYYGRHPDDDALIDRIVKEGAHEIAHLFGLEHCDNPGCIMYCPRNLDDLDRKRKYFCGKCRIQLNGQNEGDLFR is encoded by the coding sequence ATGGGAGTACACGTTTTCTGGGACAGCAGGGTTCCTATTGGTCTGAGCAGACCCGTCACTGAGGAGCTCTCGGGCGTACTGGAGATGCCCGTATCCCGCATCGATAACGGTACTTTTCCGCTCGAAGGGTTTGATCCTCTCCGTCAGCAGTGCGACGCGGTGAAAATTCTCACGAAACTCGACATCTTTCGCCGCCGGTACCCTCAGCTTTTCAAACCTGAGGACGTTGACATTGAGTTTTACAATAAGTTCAATCACCTCCATGAAAAAGTCCTGCTGGTAACGCCGGTCGATCTTTTTGAGCCGCTCGCCGACTTCGTGTTTGGTCTTGCCTATCCGGCCCTCGGTGTTGCGGTGGTGTCTCCCGCACGGCTGACGAATGAGTATTATGGCCGTCATCCGGACGACGATGCGCTCATTGACCGCATCGTCAAGGAAGGGGCGCACGAGATTGCCCATCTGTTCGGTCTGGAACACTGTGACAATCCCGGCTGCATCATGTACTGCCCGCGCAATCTTGATGATCTGGACCGCAAACGGAAATACTTCTGCGGCAAATGCAGAATCCAGCTGAACGGCCAGAACGAGGGAGATCTGTTCCGATGA
- a CDS encoding lysylphosphatidylglycerol synthase transmembrane domain-containing protein, giving the protein MDTKQKKWLWISIGLSMVILLAVMVLTFNENTIESLKNLNPWFLLLAFCLHMTAMCVWALRIRVMCRSLGYLVPLRHCLNMVCAGQLIASITPSQVGGEPVRIHELYKAKMPVADATAVVLVERLMEAVLLVLGVIVGMGLFSIVYSNGEMPEMVITAAWIGTGFFVALLVILAVLLSRPQLIRKIVFKIAGFFTKKWDSERIAKLTAQIDEAIDRLYLTFEMFAGRAKMGLVLGFLLTIVFWACEYAIASVIMIGLGYPPNFLLSLVFQLIIAVILMVPSTPGGAGVAEISYAAFYSLILPSAVVGVFVVLLRLILYYSNLLIGFIASFRIVKREAANQQVELEEEAV; this is encoded by the coding sequence ATGGACACAAAACAGAAAAAATGGTTATGGATCTCTATCGGGCTTTCGATGGTGATTCTCCTTGCGGTAATGGTTCTGACGTTTAATGAGAATACCATAGAGTCATTGAAAAATCTGAACCCCTGGTTCCTTCTTCTTGCATTCTGTCTGCACATGACCGCAATGTGTGTATGGGCGCTGCGCATCCGGGTAATGTGCAGGTCGCTCGGGTATCTGGTGCCGCTGCGGCACTGTCTGAATATGGTTTGTGCGGGGCAGCTGATCGCATCGATTACCCCGTCACAGGTCGGGGGAGAACCGGTGCGCATTCATGAACTCTACAAGGCAAAGATGCCGGTTGCGGATGCAACGGCGGTTGTCCTGGTGGAACGGCTGATGGAAGCGGTGCTGCTGGTGCTCGGCGTTATCGTCGGTATGGGTCTGTTCTCGATTGTGTACAGTAACGGCGAGATGCCGGAGATGGTGATTACCGCTGCATGGATAGGCACGGGATTTTTTGTGGCGCTGCTGGTCATTCTTGCGGTGCTGCTTTCCCGGCCCCAGCTTATCCGGAAAATTGTGTTTAAGATTGCAGGATTTTTTACGAAGAAGTGGGACAGTGAGCGGATTGCAAAACTCACCGCACAGATTGATGAGGCGATTGACCGGCTGTATCTGACGTTTGAGATGTTTGCAGGCCGGGCGAAGATGGGACTCGTACTCGGGTTTCTGCTGACGATTGTGTTCTGGGCCTGTGAGTATGCGATTGCGTCGGTGATTATGATTGGTCTTGGGTATCCGCCGAATTTTCTGCTGTCGCTTGTGTTTCAGCTGATCATTGCGGTGATTCTGATGGTGCCGTCAACGCCGGGAGGGGCAGGTGTTGCGGAGATCAGTTATGCGGCGTTTTATTCACTGATTCTTCCGTCGGCGGTTGTGGGGGTGTTTGTGGTGCTGCTGCGGCTGATTCTGTACTACTCAAACCTTCTTATCGGGTTTATTGCAAGTTTCCGGATTGTGAAGCGGGAGGCGGCAAATCAGCAGGTGGAACTGGAGGAGGAAGCAGTCTGA
- a CDS encoding FkbM family methyltransferase — protein sequence MHPTREEAYYAMEIGDILFPALFRRYGYVDEGPYEWGAVRIAPGDVVFDCGANLGVFSLLAAYRGAEVFAFEPIPQARTILGQTLALNPDLQERVHVVPYALGAEEKDAEFTVLADTLVGSSMVLPQSGRKVRVPVTTVDAFVAAEGLDAVDFVKADIEGAERQMLAGAADTLRRCTPKVAICTYHLADDAVVLADLLRKADFRYVLNERWKKIYGYVP from the coding sequence GTGCACCCGACACGGGAGGAAGCGTACTATGCGATGGAGATCGGGGATATTCTGTTTCCCGCACTGTTCCGGAGGTACGGGTATGTGGATGAAGGCCCCTACGAGTGGGGGGCGGTGCGGATTGCGCCCGGCGATGTGGTGTTTGACTGCGGAGCGAACCTGGGGGTGTTTTCTCTGCTTGCTGCATACCGGGGGGCGGAGGTGTTTGCATTTGAACCGATTCCCCAGGCCCGGACTATTCTCGGACAGACGCTGGCACTGAATCCTGATTTACAGGAGCGGGTGCATGTGGTGCCGTATGCGCTGGGAGCTGAGGAGAAAGATGCCGAGTTCACGGTTCTTGCGGATACGCTGGTCGGGTCATCGATGGTACTGCCGCAGTCCGGCAGAAAGGTTCGCGTGCCGGTGACTACGGTGGATGCGTTTGTTGCGGCGGAGGGGCTGGATGCGGTAGACTTTGTGAAGGCGGATATTGAAGGCGCGGAACGCCAGATGCTTGCCGGGGCAGCGGATACCCTGCGGCGATGTACGCCAAAGGTTGCGATCTGTACGTATCATCTTGCAGACGATGCTGTCGTTCTCGCAGATCTGCTGCGAAAGGCGGATTTTCGGTATGTACTGAATGAACGGTGGAAAAAGATCTACGGCTATGTTCCCTGA
- the cas1 gene encoding CRISPR-associated endonuclease Cas1 — protein sequence MKSGVPWVTVWGYGADIRATRGTLTIREGTSRRSYPLSSIRHLLIAGGHTLETAAVAHLTANNIPVSFFDVHGEPVGMVCPPGYTACPLRSAQKNIPVHRFAMSVIVSSLKSRMRYLNELGSGREDGLYYKGELEILADASRELEFLITLPELARVFLLTRNMYYEILSRVAAPELGYRRRKKPPYQDPVNAMFAHGYAVLYASTAVSVTGAGLDPEIGSLYGSAIPPGMNRGACVRDIMEPLMTPMVDRVVMDMAQEGITAGQYEISSRCLLSEKLMKEYNRRLAESIDSDALDRAVAEYADAVVSGSSP from the coding sequence ATGAAGAGCGGTGTTCCCTGGGTTACTGTGTGGGGGTACGGTGCGGATATTCGTGCAACCCGCGGTACGCTCACTATTCGCGAGGGAACGTCACGGCGCTCATACCCGCTGTCTTCCATCCGCCATCTCCTCATTGCGGGAGGTCATACCCTTGAGACCGCGGCAGTTGCACATCTGACGGCAAACAACATCCCTGTCTCGTTCTTTGATGTTCACGGGGAGCCGGTCGGGATGGTTTGTCCTCCCGGATATACTGCCTGTCCCCTGAGATCCGCGCAGAAAAACATCCCGGTTCACCGGTTTGCGATGTCGGTTATCGTCTCGTCCCTGAAGTCCCGTATGCGGTATCTCAATGAACTCGGTTCCGGCCGTGAGGATGGTCTGTACTACAAGGGGGAACTTGAGATACTGGCCGACGCATCCCGCGAGCTTGAGTTCCTGATCACCCTTCCAGAACTTGCCCGGGTGTTTTTGCTTACCCGCAACATGTACTATGAGATTCTCTCCCGGGTTGCCGCGCCGGAACTCGGTTACCGGCGCAGGAAAAAGCCGCCGTATCAGGACCCGGTAAATGCAATGTTTGCGCACGGGTATGCGGTTCTGTATGCAAGCACTGCAGTCTCTGTTACCGGGGCGGGACTGGATCCGGAGATCGGTTCTCTTTACGGCAGCGCCATTCCTCCGGGAATGAACCGCGGCGCGTGTGTTAGGGATATTATGGAGCCGTTGATGACACCGATGGTTGATCGGGTAGTGATGGATATGGCGCAGGAGGGTATCACTGCCGGGCAGTATGAGATAAGTTCCCGCTGTCTTCTCTCGGAAAAGCTGATGAAAGAGTACAACCGCCGTCTTGCCGAATCCATTGATTCGGATGCTCTTGACCGGGCGGTTGCGGAGTATGCGGATGCGGTTGTGTCCGGCAGCAGTCCGTGA